The proteins below come from a single Deinococcus sp. Leaf326 genomic window:
- a CDS encoding alpha/beta hydrolase, translating into MTPHLVIVPGLGGSGPGHWQRLWQEQYGASWVEQDDPDAPTPQAWADRLQEVIGATPGELVLVGHSCGVLTIVHWASLYGGHERVRGALLVSPTDPEQADMSQLAPAVCAMAPLPLSPLPFPALVVASENDPYVSAERAEAFAAAWEAEYVSAGEVGHINIASGHGPWPDGEILLSEALHAWTPPDIVRF; encoded by the coding sequence ATGACCCCCCACCTCGTGATCGTGCCCGGCCTGGGCGGCAGCGGCCCCGGCCACTGGCAGCGCCTCTGGCAGGAGCAGTACGGCGCGTCCTGGGTCGAGCAGGACGACCCCGACGCCCCCACTCCCCAGGCCTGGGCCGATCGCCTGCAGGAGGTTATCGGAGCGACCCCCGGCGAACTCGTGCTTGTCGGGCATTCCTGCGGCGTGCTGACGATCGTGCACTGGGCCAGCCTGTACGGCGGCCACGAACGGGTGCGCGGCGCGCTGCTCGTGTCGCCCACCGACCCCGAGCAGGCCGACATGAGCCAGCTCGCCCCGGCGGTGTGCGCGATGGCCCCGCTCCCCCTCTCGCCGCTGCCCTTTCCGGCCCTGGTGGTCGCCAGCGAGAACGACCCCTACGTGAGTGCCGAGCGCGCCGAGGCCTTCGCCGCTGCCTGGGAGGCCGAGTACGTCTCGGCCGGCGAGGTCGGGCACATCAACATCGCCAGTGGACACGGCCCCTGGCCCGACGGCGAGATTCTGCTGTCCGAGGCCCTGCACGCCTGGACGCCGCCGGACATCGTGCGCTTCTGA
- the trxA gene encoding thioredoxin, which yields MKPVELTDTNFTNEISEGLTLVDFWAPWCGPCRIIGPVIEELAGQYEGRVKVGKVNVDDNPQTSGQFRVMSIPTMILFKDGQPVEGMVGAQPKRAFESLLDKHLEPAAAN from the coding sequence ATGAAGCCTGTGGAACTCACGGATACCAACTTTACGAACGAGATCAGCGAGGGCCTGACCCTGGTCGACTTCTGGGCGCCCTGGTGCGGTCCCTGCCGTATCATCGGGCCGGTCATCGAGGAGCTCGCCGGCCAGTACGAGGGCCGCGTCAAGGTGGGCAAGGTCAACGTGGACGACAACCCCCAGACCTCAGGCCAGTTCCGGGTCATGAGCATCCCCACGATGATCCTGTTCAAGGACGGCCAGCCGGTCGAGGGCATGGTCGGCGCCCAGCCCAAGCGCGCCTTCGAGTCGCTGCTCGACAAGCATCTCGAACCCGCCGCCGCCAACTGA
- a CDS encoding DUF309 domain-containing protein encodes MRTGLCPELRPELRRGAELFGAGEWWEAHEAWEAEWMRASGDERRFVQALILLAAALHKRWKMGSETHRNFYKAGAYLDSLPGEYGGVDLVALRAEVWAALHTAGQRPQLRGPVLARPGAAPD; translated from the coding sequence ATGAGGACTGGGCTCTGTCCGGAGCTGCGGCCCGAACTGCGGCGCGGCGCAGAGCTCTTTGGGGCAGGCGAGTGGTGGGAGGCCCACGAAGCCTGGGAGGCCGAGTGGATGCGCGCGTCGGGCGACGAGCGCCGCTTCGTCCAGGCGCTGATTCTGCTCGCCGCCGCCCTCCACAAGCGCTGGAAGATGGGCAGCGAGACCCACCGCAACTTCTACAAGGCCGGGGCGTATCTGGACTCTCTGCCCGGCGAGTACGGCGGGGTAGACCTCGTCGCCCTGCGGGCCGAGGTGTGGGCCGCGCTGCACACTGCGGGGCAGCGGCCTCAGCTGCGGGGCCCGGTGCTGGCCCGGCCGGGCGCCGCGCCGGACTGA
- a CDS encoding NYN domain-containing protein produces the protein MTERIALFIDGANVYAAAKRLGWNFDHRKILEHFAAYGTLHNAFYYTAVPMPMDDKQKRFIDALTYMGYTVRTRPLREATDEHGDTYRRASLDIELVTDLLTGADRYDVAVLLTGDGDFERPVEALRARGKRVVVACIPEMTSYELRNAADEYVDFKDIRTEVERPGYRLPSESGRGSDAQREAQRPFYASSAALSGGDER, from the coding sequence ATGACAGAACGTATTGCACTCTTTATTGACGGCGCCAACGTGTACGCGGCGGCCAAACGCCTCGGTTGGAACTTCGACCACCGCAAGATCCTGGAGCATTTCGCGGCCTACGGCACGCTGCACAACGCCTTCTACTACACGGCCGTGCCCATGCCCATGGACGACAAGCAGAAGCGCTTCATCGACGCGCTGACCTACATGGGCTACACGGTGCGCACCCGGCCGCTGCGCGAGGCGACCGACGAACACGGCGACACCTACCGCCGCGCGAGCCTGGACATCGAACTCGTGACTGACCTGCTCACCGGTGCCGACCGCTACGACGTGGCCGTGCTCCTGACGGGTGACGGCGACTTCGAGCGCCCTGTCGAGGCCCTGCGCGCGCGCGGCAAGCGCGTGGTCGTCGCCTGCATTCCCGAGATGACGAGTTACGAACTGCGCAACGCTGCCGACGAGTACGTGGATTTCAAGGACATCCGCACCGAGGTCGAGCGCCCCGGCTACCGCCTGCCCAGCGAGTCGGGCCGCGGCAGCGACGCCCAGCGGGAAGCCCAGCGTCCCTTCTACGCCTCCTCGGCCGCCCTGAGTGGGGGCGATGAGCGCTGA
- the plsX gene encoding phosphate acyltransferase PlsX, with amino-acid sequence MSAEAPVRLPIALDAAGGDHGVAPNVEGAVQAARGGVGVLLVGPRVALHAELGKHTGSAALPIEVVEAADVIGMDDHASDVRSRREASINVCTALVKEGRAAAAVSMGHSGATMASALLTLGRIKGVDRPAILTHLPAQGGFTTLLDVGANADVKAAYLAQWARLATVYLRVVEDRENPTVGLLSIGEEDHKGSALVVEAHGLLRAAHGQGVNFHGNVEGRDILRGTTDIVVTDGFTGNVVLKLAEGEAKVLFGWVREALGSTLKSKVGGLLVRGALRGLAERMDPSTYGASILLGVRGLTFIGHGSADARAVKNALLRAERAHEAQLISRLEAALAAPASQD; translated from the coding sequence ATGAGCGCTGAGGCTCCGGTCCGCCTGCCCATCGCGCTCGACGCGGCGGGCGGCGACCACGGGGTAGCTCCCAACGTCGAGGGCGCGGTGCAGGCGGCGCGCGGCGGCGTGGGCGTGCTGCTCGTCGGCCCCCGCGTGGCCCTGCACGCCGAGCTGGGCAAGCACACGGGCAGCGCGGCCCTGCCCATCGAGGTCGTCGAGGCGGCTGACGTGATCGGGATGGACGATCACGCCAGCGACGTGCGCAGCCGCCGCGAGGCGAGCATCAACGTGTGCACGGCCCTGGTCAAGGAGGGCCGCGCCGCCGCCGCCGTGAGCATGGGCCACAGCGGCGCGACAATGGCGTCGGCGCTTCTCACCCTGGGCCGCATCAAGGGCGTGGACCGGCCCGCCATCCTCACGCACCTGCCGGCGCAGGGAGGGTTCACGACGCTGCTCGATGTGGGCGCCAACGCCGACGTCAAGGCCGCCTACCTCGCGCAGTGGGCGCGGCTGGCGACCGTCTACCTGCGGGTGGTCGAGGACCGGGAAAACCCCACAGTCGGCCTGCTCTCCATCGGGGAGGAGGACCACAAGGGCAGCGCGCTGGTCGTCGAGGCCCACGGCCTGCTGCGCGCGGCGCACGGGCAGGGGGTCAACTTTCACGGCAACGTTGAGGGCCGCGACATCCTGCGCGGCACCACCGACATCGTCGTGACCGACGGCTTTACCGGCAATGTGGTCCTCAAGCTGGCCGAGGGCGAGGCCAAGGTGCTCTTCGGCTGGGTGCGCGAGGCCCTGGGCAGCACCCTGAAGAGCAAGGTCGGCGGCCTGCTCGTGCGGGGCGCGCTGCGCGGCTTGGCCGAGCGGATGGACCCGAGTACCTACGGCGCGAGCATCCTGCTGGGCGTGCGCGGCCTGACCTTCATCGGGCACGGCAGCGCCGACGCCCGCGCGGTCAAAAACGCCCTGCTGCGCGCCGAGCGTGCCCATGAGGCGCAGCTCATCTCGCGCCTCGAAGCGGCGCTCGCGGCTCCCGCCTCCCAGGACTGA
- a CDS encoding mechanosensitive ion channel family protein: MWEQIQTQFAKPQVWIGLAITLLVAYALFRFGRTVLRRLEPHLSRPLTLGLRALWMLTVVVGWLSVATHVAYLPNVPVLFDLGQDIMGGFRNSAGQTVVIVALALIAWNFVGLVSRRVVPDQEFNRRSVRVQTLKGAVESTLKVAIAIISVIAGLQALGINANSLLAGVSVLGLAVGFGAQSLVRDVFTGFFILLEDQYGVGDVITVNGGALSGGVERLNLRVTTLRAMDGTVHIIPNGQINTVSVSSKDWSRVVATVDVTYTANIDDALKVLERVSDEIYKDEQWNGFFLEAPEQQGVTQLAPDGVTLRALFKVQPKSQYAIGREFNRRIKIAMDEQGIEIPSPQRGVTFGDRPLEIRLVRAPRDHGSLDGQNRSQAPVQPSLTREPEEGELT, from the coding sequence ATGTGGGAACAGATTCAAACCCAATTCGCCAAGCCGCAGGTCTGGATCGGCTTGGCGATTACCCTGCTCGTGGCCTACGCCCTGTTCCGCTTCGGGCGGACGGTGCTGCGCCGCCTCGAACCGCACCTGAGCCGTCCACTGACACTGGGGTTGCGCGCACTCTGGATGCTGACGGTCGTGGTGGGCTGGCTCTCGGTCGCCACGCACGTCGCGTATCTGCCCAACGTACCGGTGCTGTTCGATCTTGGCCAGGACATCATGGGGGGCTTCCGCAACAGCGCGGGGCAGACAGTGGTCATCGTGGCACTGGCGCTCATCGCCTGGAATTTCGTCGGGCTGGTCAGCCGCCGGGTCGTGCCGGATCAGGAGTTCAACCGCCGCAGCGTGCGCGTGCAGACCCTCAAGGGCGCGGTCGAAAGTACCCTCAAGGTCGCCATTGCAATCATCAGCGTGATCGCGGGTCTTCAGGCGCTGGGCATCAACGCCAACAGCCTGCTCGCGGGCGTCTCGGTCCTGGGTCTGGCGGTGGGTTTCGGCGCGCAGAGCCTCGTGCGCGACGTGTTCACGGGGTTCTTCATCCTGCTCGAAGACCAGTACGGGGTGGGCGACGTGATCACGGTCAACGGCGGCGCGCTCTCGGGCGGCGTCGAGAGGCTCAACCTGCGCGTGACCACCCTGCGCGCGATGGACGGCACGGTGCACATCATTCCCAACGGCCAGATCAACACGGTCAGTGTGAGCAGCAAGGACTGGTCTCGCGTGGTCGCCACCGTGGACGTGACCTACACCGCCAATATCGACGACGCCCTGAAGGTACTCGAGCGCGTGAGCGACGAGATCTACAAAGACGAGCAGTGGAACGGCTTTTTTCTGGAGGCTCCCGAGCAGCAGGGGGTCACGCAGCTCGCGCCCGACGGCGTGACCCTGCGCGCACTGTTCAAGGTGCAGCCCAAGAGCCAATACGCCATCGGGCGCGAGTTCAACCGGCGCATCAAGATCGCCATGGACGAGCAGGGCATCGAGATTCCCTCGCCCCAGCGCGGCGTGACCTTCGGCGACCGCCCCCTGGAGATCCGGCTCGTGCGCGCGCCCAGGGACCACGGCAGTCTGGATGGCCAGAACCGCTCCCAGGCCCCGGTCCAGCCCTCGCTTACCCGCGAACCCGAAGAGGGCGAGCTGACCTGA
- a CDS encoding YIP1 family protein — translation MTRSSTAQIQDMFAQSTAVLVQPSPQTFERFERRGGLNQALLYVVLAALVSAVIAGFFGIFHSGVNPLTQFFSRLIGIPLQFFAFTGLVYFIGRSLFRGTGTFPEVAYSFALFYVPLSILGTLIGIIPILGWLAGLVIAVAMIYFGYLAAQSSMNLRDPVSSVVTLVLSGLAYFVVGLVLAVVF, via the coding sequence ATGACCCGCTCCTCCACCGCCCAGATCCAGGACATGTTCGCCCAGAGTACCGCCGTTCTCGTGCAGCCCAGTCCGCAGACCTTCGAGCGCTTCGAGCGCCGGGGCGGATTGAACCAGGCCCTGCTGTACGTGGTGTTGGCCGCGTTGGTGTCGGCCGTCATCGCGGGCTTCTTCGGCATCTTCCACAGCGGTGTCAACCCGCTGACCCAGTTCTTCAGCCGCCTGATCGGTATTCCGCTTCAGTTCTTCGCCTTCACGGGGCTGGTGTACTTCATCGGGCGCTCGCTGTTCCGGGGAACCGGCACCTTCCCCGAGGTGGCCTACTCCTTCGCGCTGTTCTACGTGCCCCTGAGCATCCTGGGCACCCTGATCGGGATCATTCCCATCCTGGGCTGGCTGGCCGGTCTGGTCATCGCCGTCGCCATGATCTACTTCGGCTACCTCGCCGCGCAGTCGAGCATGAACCTGCGCGATCCGGTCAGCTCAGTGGTGACGCTGGTCCTCTCGGGCCTGGCGTACTTCGTGGTCGGGCTGGTGCTCGCCGTCGTCTTCTGA
- a CDS encoding transglutaminase family protein yields the protein MRCEIRHTTEYHYPKPAWDSFNQVRLHPIQEVRQTLRFFHLNVTPDAEVTSHKDYFGAIVHHVHVHEPHTHLLIEAQALVDTHPVTLPLPAPMSVLRGVRSHHTEFLVPSPRVPSGPWPELFGVARPGPDDDLPAFLMSLTTTLYRMFTYDPGATAVNTPLAEFAQLKRGVCQDFTHAMLGITRQLGIPARYVSGYLYSGGEMLGAEATHAWVECLIPGYGWLGYDPTNNCLAGEKHIKIGHGREYSDVSPVRGTYYGGGQGKLDVAVHVYGEQ from the coding sequence ATGCGCTGCGAGATCCGGCACACCACCGAGTACCACTACCCCAAACCGGCCTGGGATTCCTTCAATCAGGTGCGGCTGCACCCCATTCAGGAGGTGCGGCAGACCCTGCGTTTCTTTCACCTGAACGTGACGCCGGACGCTGAAGTGACCTCGCACAAGGACTACTTCGGGGCCATCGTGCACCACGTTCACGTTCACGAGCCGCACACGCATCTCCTGATCGAGGCGCAGGCGCTCGTGGACACCCACCCCGTCACCCTGCCGCTGCCCGCCCCCATGAGCGTGCTGCGCGGCGTGCGCAGCCACCACACCGAGTTTCTGGTGCCCAGCCCGCGCGTGCCGTCCGGGCCGTGGCCGGAGCTGTTCGGCGTCGCGCGCCCCGGCCCCGACGACGACCTGCCCGCCTTCCTGATGTCGCTGACGACCACGCTCTACCGCATGTTCACTTACGACCCGGGGGCGACGGCCGTCAATACGCCGCTGGCCGAGTTCGCGCAGCTCAAGCGCGGGGTGTGCCAGGACTTCACGCACGCCATGCTGGGCATCACACGGCAACTGGGGATTCCGGCGCGCTATGTCAGCGGGTACCTCTACAGCGGCGGCGAGATGCTGGGAGCCGAGGCCACCCACGCCTGGGTCGAGTGCCTGATTCCCGGCTACGGTTGGCTGGGCTACGACCCGACCAACAACTGTCTGGCCGGCGAGAAGCACATCAAGATCGGGCATGGCCGCGAATACAGCGACGTGTCGCCCGTACGCGGCACGTACTACGGCGGCGGTCAGGGCAAACTCGACGTGGCGGTTCACGTCTACGGTGAGCAGTAA
- a CDS encoding alpha-E domain-containing protein, producing MLLLSRLAENLFWIGRYIERAENTARLLNVNYYATLETAGRAREYWMPLLELTGGDTELRAKYGRLDARAISSWLAFDRDNPSSIASSVAHARENARGLRDRLPSEMWETLNRSYLNLCFGNEAVLDRDGLFEYCAAARDASQFFFGIAFATLPRDEGWSFLRAGQMLERGDNTLRVLQSRYRGIDASLVTDPAGRALQEQRWVSVLKGSSAYEAYRKRVHTGIDIHRIGEFLLLDEYFPRSVRYSAENLFEALSQIERCHPGQHPEIARLARWLVARLQYSRITDILGGEDPSLEELLGDFNRVGAAINAAYFQQE from the coding sequence ATGCTGCTGCTCTCGCGCCTGGCCGAGAACCTGTTCTGGATCGGGCGGTATATCGAGCGGGCCGAAAACACCGCCCGGCTGCTGAACGTCAACTACTACGCGACCCTGGAGACCGCCGGGCGAGCCCGCGAATACTGGATGCCGCTGCTGGAACTCACGGGCGGCGACACCGAACTGCGCGCCAAGTACGGCCGCCTCGACGCCCGCGCCATCAGCTCGTGGCTGGCCTTCGACCGCGACAATCCCAGCTCCATCGCCAGCAGCGTGGCCCACGCCCGCGAGAACGCGCGCGGCCTGCGCGACCGCCTGCCCAGCGAGATGTGGGAGACCCTGAACCGCAGCTACCTGAACCTGTGCTTCGGCAACGAGGCGGTGCTCGACCGCGACGGCCTGTTCGAGTACTGCGCCGCCGCCCGCGACGCCTCGCAGTTCTTTTTCGGCATCGCCTTCGCCACGTTGCCGCGCGACGAGGGCTGGTCGTTCCTGCGGGCCGGGCAGATGCTCGAACGCGGCGACAACACCCTGCGCGTGCTGCAGAGCCGCTACCGCGGGATCGACGCCAGCCTCGTGACCGACCCGGCGGGCCGAGCGCTTCAGGAACAGCGCTGGGTCAGCGTGCTCAAGGGATCGAGCGCCTACGAGGCCTACCGCAAGCGGGTCCACACCGGCATCGACATTCACCGCATCGGTGAGTTCCTGCTGCTCGACGAGTATTTTCCCCGCAGCGTCCGCTACAGCGCCGAGAACCTGTTCGAGGCCCTCTCGCAGATCGAGCGTTGTCATCCCGGCCAGCATCCCGAGATCGCGCGGCTGGCGCGGTGGCTGGTGGCGCGGCTGCAATACTCGCGCATCACCGACATTCTGGGGGGCGAGGACCCCTCGCTCGAAGAGTTGCTGGGCGACTTCAACCGCGTGGGGGCAGCCATCAACGCGGCCTACTTCCAACAGGAATAG